CCCATCCCGGCATCGGGCCCTGAGCGGAAGCCCTCGGGCGACATCGAGATCGGTTGGCACTTCCACCCCGACAGCTGGGGCAAGGGATACGCGTCGGAGGCTGGTGCCGCCGTCCTGCAGCACGGTTTCAAGCACGGCCTGCCGCGCGTTGTGGCCGTCACCAACCCTGCCAACACGGCATCGATGCGGGTCTGCGGGAAGATCGGGTTGCAGCACCAGAGCAGCACGGACCGGTACTACAACACCGTCTGCGAACTGTTCACCGCCGAGAACCCGAACTAACCCGCCAGCTGCTTCTGCAGGAACGCCAGCGCGGCGACGTCGTCCTCGATGGCCCCGGCCTCGTGCCCGTTGAACGGCCACACCGTCAGTTCCTTCGGACCGGCGTAGTTGTTGTACGCGGCGTAGACCGTGGACGGGGGAGTGATGGTGTCCATCAGCGCCACCGAGAACAGTGCAGGGGCGGTTGAGCGCGGAACCAGGTTCACGGCGTCGAAATAGGCCAGTGTCTCCATCACCGTCTCCGCCTGCCCACGCTGGACCGCAAGGTAGTCACGGATCTCGCGGTACGGATAGGAATCGGTGACGGTCACGGCCCGCGGGAGATCGGACAGGAAAGGGACGAACGCGACGACGGCGGCCACGTCCGGGCAGAGCGCCGACGCCGCGAGGGCCAGCGCCCCGCCCTGGCTCTGTCCCAGCACGGCCACCCGCGCCGGATCCACCTGCACCGACGACACCTCCGACAGGGAGCGCATCGCCTCCACCGCGCGGACCGCGTCGGTGAACAGCCGCCGGTAGTAATAGGTGTGCGGGTCGAGCACGCCGCGGGTCATCACGCCCGGGACCTGCGGTCCGGCGCTGCCGGCGGCGTCGGGCGTGGTGCCCTTGCTCCAGCCGGCTCCCTGCCCGCGGGTATCCATCTGCAGGTGCGCGAACCCGGCCGAGGCCCAGAACAGATTCTCGTGCGCATCCCCGCGTCCGCCGCCGTAACCGACAAACTGCACGACGCCGGGCAGCG
This genomic stretch from Arthrobacter sp. zg-Y1110 harbors:
- a CDS encoding acetylxylan esterase; amino-acid sequence: MYSDLPADQLAAYRGSTRAPEDLDRFWADTLDEARQHPLAVEVTPYPSGLRTVELYDVVFPGFGGEPIRAWLRLPARSIGGDGPLPGVVQFVGYGGGRGDAHENLFWASAGFAHLQMDTRGQGAGWSKGTTPDAAGSAGPQVPGVMTRGVLDPHTYYYRRLFTDAVRAVEAMRSLSEVSSVQVDPARVAVLGQSQGGALALAASALCPDVAAVVAFVPFLSDLPRAVTVTDSYPYREIRDYLAVQRGQAETVMETLAYFDAVNLVPRSTAPALFSVALMDTITPPSTVYAAYNNYAGPKELTVWPFNGHEAGAIEDDVAALAFLQKQLAG
- a CDS encoding GNAT family N-acetyltransferase; amino-acid sequence: MLILETPRLTLRPYTSEDADFVLDLYSRMEVQRFLGANPKTMQDRAEALTLIEAWARRDDGTCGIWAVQEKTVQEKTVQDQDAGNLTGTLLLKPIPASGPERKPSGDIEIGWHFHPDSWGKGYASEAGAAVLQHGFKHGLPRVVAVTNPANTASMRVCGKIGLQHQSSTDRYYNTVCELFTAENPN